In Paenibacillus sp. BIC5C1, a genomic segment contains:
- a CDS encoding HAD family hydrolase produces MKAIFLDFYGTVVHEDDDILPVIYKKVQASAQVDCKTDEIGAYWWKAFSTLFYASHSSQFTTQRMLNVQSLAETLLHFKSDLQAESLNQEQLAHWRNPGIFVDSIPFLHSLEVPVYILSNIDTDDVKAAMKAHNIEVAGVITSEDVRSYKPRSEMFDEAIKRYGLQRDEVIHIGDSLVSDVQGAQNAGIKAIWLNRKGKPKPQQITPDFECKDLGEVVHMLETWV; encoded by the coding sequence ATGAAAGCCATTTTTCTTGATTTTTATGGGACAGTTGTTCATGAAGATGATGATATTCTTCCAGTGATTTATAAAAAGGTCCAAGCATCTGCGCAGGTTGATTGTAAGACGGATGAGATTGGCGCATATTGGTGGAAGGCTTTTTCAACGTTGTTTTATGCAAGCCACAGCAGTCAGTTTACAACGCAAAGAATGCTGAATGTGCAATCTCTGGCAGAAACGCTACTCCATTTCAAATCGGATCTACAAGCTGAGTCGCTTAATCAGGAACAGTTGGCACATTGGCGTAACCCCGGCATATTTGTTGATTCAATTCCCTTTCTTCATTCTCTTGAAGTCCCGGTATATATTCTGTCCAATATCGATACGGATGACGTGAAAGCCGCAATGAAGGCACATAACATTGAAGTGGCCGGAGTGATTACCAGCGAGGATGTTCGATCTTATAAGCCAAGGTCAGAGATGTTTGATGAAGCGATCAAGAGGTATGGTTTGCAGCGAGATGAGGTGATCCATATAGGGGATTCTCTGGTCAGTGATGTACAAGGCGCGCAAAATGCGGGAATTAAGGCTATCTGGTTGAATAGAAAAGGAAAACCCAAACCGCAACAGATTACACCGGATTTTGAATGCAAAGATCTTGGCGAAGTTGTGCATATGTTGGAGACTTGGGTATGA
- a CDS encoding adenylyl-sulfate kinase — protein sequence MTRQLILIEGLPGSGKSTIAKMVSEILIEHGKKVRLVQEGNLDHPADYDGVAFYSAEEFSSLVDAHEACKHILERGATTYQDGFLIPYRKMKEECGVDFPDHVVQEICSKDIYELPFEQNVKLITEKWRNFTESVISADGDSITIFECCFIQNPLTMGLVKYNQSKEENVQYVLELERIVQPLNPLLIYIHQQDVAHTFDKAIQERPKEWSDGFIQYYTNQGWGLAEGYHGVEGTVKVLQARKELETEIYQLLKIDKHWLDNSEYNRAACQGELEKILKE from the coding sequence ATGACAAGACAATTGATACTTATTGAGGGATTACCGGGTTCAGGAAAGTCGACGATTGCCAAGATGGTATCCGAGATTCTGATTGAGCATGGCAAAAAGGTGCGACTAGTCCAGGAAGGGAACCTGGATCATCCTGCTGATTATGATGGTGTGGCCTTTTATTCTGCGGAAGAGTTCAGTTCTTTGGTGGATGCTCACGAGGCATGTAAACATATATTGGAGAGAGGAGCTACAACCTACCAGGATGGTTTCCTGATTCCGTATCGCAAAATGAAAGAGGAATGTGGAGTGGATTTCCCTGATCATGTGGTGCAGGAGATATGTAGCAAAGATATTTACGAACTACCTTTTGAACAAAATGTGAAGCTGATCACCGAAAAATGGCGGAATTTTACTGAAAGCGTGATAAGCGCGGATGGTGATTCCATCACCATATTCGAATGTTGTTTCATCCAAAATCCATTGACCATGGGTTTGGTGAAATACAATCAATCCAAAGAAGAAAACGTGCAATATGTTTTGGAATTGGAGCGCATCGTTCAACCATTGAATCCGTTACTAATCTATATTCATCAGCAGGATGTTGCACACACCTTTGACAAAGCAATCCAGGAAAGACCAAAGGAATGGTCAGATGGATTCATACAATATTACACAAATCAGGGATGGGGGCTCGCGGAAGGATACCATGGTGTTGAAGGCACGGTGAAGGTTCTTCAGGCAAGAAAGGAGCTGGAGACTGAGATTTATCAGTTATTGAAGATAGACAAACACTGGCTGGACAATTCGGAATATAACCGGGCTGCTTGCCAGGGGGAATTGGAGAAGATTTTGAAAGAGTAA
- a CDS encoding NUDIX hydrolase, translated as MDLLINSDNNNITYEQDNNKFNFRVAGIVIHQGKVLLHTTEQDDFWNLPGGRVEFNETTEAAIVREMYEELGVRVQPQRVAFVSEDFFEYDGMKYHEIGFYYVITLPKDHRLYNEMEFKGLEDNGRLTFHWFSFEELRNMEIYPVFLKKDLCNLHDTERIKHYVQK; from the coding sequence GTGGATCTTTTGATAAATTCAGATAACAATAACATAACGTATGAACAAGATAACAATAAATTCAATTTCCGTGTGGCTGGTATCGTTATACATCAGGGGAAAGTTCTCCTGCACACAACTGAACAAGATGATTTCTGGAATTTGCCTGGAGGGCGGGTGGAATTCAATGAAACGACAGAAGCAGCCATTGTACGGGAGATGTATGAGGAGTTGGGTGTTCGTGTACAACCGCAGAGAGTTGCGTTTGTAAGTGAAGATTTCTTTGAATATGATGGCATGAAGTATCACGAAATTGGATTTTATTATGTCATCACATTACCGAAAGATCATAGGCTCTATAATGAAATGGAATTCAAGGGGCTGGAGGACAACGGGAGATTGACATTCCACTGGTTTTCTTTTGAAGAGCTGCGAAACATGGAGATTTATCCGGTATTTCTGAAAAAGGATCTATGCAATCTGCATGATACAGAGCGAATTAAGCATTACGTACAGAAATAG
- a CDS encoding histidine phosphatase family protein, whose product MDLTFIRHGHAEHLLHYPHQLNQLHPGLTEQGQRQAIKLRKQIKILPEDIVLVSPTKRTIETAFLLTSSDKLTVCPLIGPRMFPQNPEFPVLRCDQIYSKDVLNAQYTGLRILDFELHCWVDGINRMEEQRFEVYAGQLIQWCREQGGSTFIISHDGTITSFRAFLGEQGLTRSDFLGEAGHYTIRDL is encoded by the coding sequence GTGGATCTCACATTTATTCGTCATGGTCACGCTGAACATTTGCTTCATTATCCTCATCAGCTAAACCAGTTGCATCCGGGACTTACCGAACAAGGACAGAGGCAGGCGATTAAATTACGAAAGCAGATTAAAATCCTACCGGAAGACATCGTTTTAGTGAGCCCTACGAAACGAACGATAGAAACGGCATTCCTCTTAACATCAAGCGATAAACTGACAGTCTGTCCACTCATTGGCCCGAGAATGTTCCCTCAAAATCCGGAGTTCCCCGTTCTGCGCTGTGATCAAATCTATTCGAAAGACGTATTAAATGCTCAGTATACGGGGCTACGAATTCTTGATTTTGAACTTCATTGCTGGGTGGATGGAATTAATAGAATGGAAGAACAGCGATTTGAGGTTTATGCTGGACAGCTAATTCAATGGTGCAGGGAGCAGGGCGGGAGTACTTTTATCATTTCACATGATGGTACGATAACGAGTTTTAGAGCTTTTCTTGGAGAGCAGGGGTTAACCCGAAGTGACTTTCTAGGCGAAGCGGGTCATTACACGATTAGAGATCTGTAA
- a CDS encoding nucleoside deaminase: MRLSDYEYLVLALKEADQALIEGTYPIGAIIVDADGDVVSKGRNRVFSECDPTAHAEVDAIRQAGQHLLDVSKKRYTKNDLTLYTTCEPCPMCSCTILMSGIKKIVWAADDEGYGGLRRFKEGPHFIHLFDTLSYVAAPYLDLENRQRALLAQWNIGRGMLNTEWETAKQ, encoded by the coding sequence GTGAGATTATCGGACTATGAATATTTAGTTTTGGCTCTGAAAGAGGCGGATCAGGCGCTAATAGAAGGAACATATCCGATTGGAGCGATAATTGTGGATGCGGATGGGGATGTCGTGAGTAAAGGAAGAAACCGTGTCTTCTCCGAATGTGATCCCACTGCACATGCTGAAGTCGATGCTATTCGTCAGGCAGGGCAACATTTGCTGGATGTAAGTAAGAAGCGATACACGAAGAATGACCTGACCCTCTACACTACATGTGAACCTTGTCCCATGTGTTCATGCACCATATTAATGTCGGGGATCAAAAAGATCGTATGGGCTGCGGATGATGAAGGGTATGGCGGGCTTAGACGTTTTAAGGAAGGCCCTCATTTTATCCATTTGTTCGACACACTATCCTATGTTGCAGCGCCATATCTTGATTTGGAAAATAGACAACGGGCATTGCTTGCCCAATGGAATATTGGTAGAGGTATGCTTAATACAGAGTGGGAGACTGCCAAACAATGA
- a CDS encoding GNAT family N-acetyltransferase, translating to MEFAGQKIRITPVTEQDLDFISKLECDASIWSFEETVEMDTKTVRDKYRSHFFTVEEKPYAYDFIIRRLEDLEGEPIGLIQMWSYVDHRKSWELGFALLPNYVGEGYGSEATNLLLEFAFNGLHAHKVIGMCNAQNVRSAALMQNVGMTREAVFKEELWWNNQWTDQYFFSILEKEFSEQRGRNSDDQVGLVK from the coding sequence ATGGAGTTCGCGGGACAGAAGATCAGAATAACACCTGTCACAGAACAGGACCTCGACTTTATAAGCAAACTTGAGTGTGATGCGAGTATATGGAGTTTTGAGGAAACTGTTGAAATGGATACTAAGACAGTTCGCGATAAATATCGTAGTCATTTTTTCACTGTGGAGGAAAAGCCGTATGCCTATGATTTCATTATTCGTCGTTTGGAAGATCTAGAAGGTGAACCAATTGGTCTTATCCAAATGTGGAGCTATGTGGATCATAGAAAAAGCTGGGAACTCGGATTCGCGCTGCTTCCGAATTATGTAGGGGAGGGCTACGGAAGTGAGGCTACGAATCTTTTATTAGAATTTGCATTCAACGGGTTACACGCCCATAAAGTGATAGGAATGTGCAATGCTCAGAATGTCCGATCGGCTGCGCTGATGCAGAATGTAGGTATGACAAGGGAAGCTGTGTTCAAGGAAGAACTTTGGTGGAACAATCAATGGACGGATCAATATTTCTTCTCCATTTTAGAAAAAGAATTTAGTGAACAAAGAGGGAGAAATTCAGATGACCAAGTTGGTCTTGTTAAGTGA
- a CDS encoding Type 1 glutamine amidotransferase-like domain-containing protein codes for MTKLVLLSDLYFESNHELNQKILSLFNSDQPSIGYVPSCSDPGRKYFEHTRRYYNQLGIQTIDYYDLDLEYEENRFNTIFETEAIHLSGGNTFYFLSLLQKRNTMGLLRSYVLKGGILIGVSAGSILTTPTIEVAGYGKDADENNVGLLDKQALALVDFEFSPHWDGSEEALESLRDYARANSTTIYACKDGSGIVIDGEVVESYGDARRIN; via the coding sequence ATGACCAAGTTGGTCTTGTTAAGTGATTTATATTTCGAATCTAACCACGAACTAAATCAGAAAATTTTGAGCTTGTTCAACTCTGACCAGCCTTCCATCGGTTATGTGCCTTCGTGTTCCGACCCGGGACGGAAATATTTCGAGCATACAAGACGTTACTATAATCAACTGGGAATCCAAACAATCGATTATTATGATCTCGATCTAGAATACGAGGAAAACAGATTTAATACCATATTTGAAACTGAAGCGATTCATTTATCTGGAGGTAATACATTTTATTTTCTAAGTTTATTGCAGAAGAGAAATACAATGGGATTGTTGCGTTCCTATGTGCTTAAAGGTGGCATTCTGATTGGGGTTAGCGCAGGCAGTATTCTAACTACACCAACGATTGAAGTGGCCGGATATGGTAAAGATGCAGACGAGAATAATGTTGGATTATTGGACAAGCAGGCTCTGGCACTCGTTGATTTTGAATTTTCACCACATTGGGATGGATCGGAAGAAGCTCTGGAATCATTAAGAGATTACGCGCGTGCCAACTCTACAACAATCTATGCTTGCAAAGATGGTAGCGGGATTGTTATTGATGGTGAAGTGGTAGAGTCATATGGCGATGCACGGCGTATAAATTGA
- a CDS encoding PhzF family phenazine biosynthesis protein: MSVITVYHYDAFSTVPGKGNPAGVVFHADSLSEEAMQQIAHKVGFNETVFVMSSEVADVRLRYFTPGHEINLCGHATMASMYGLKTRGLLEDKQSITIETNVGILPIQFQQDGDTINIEMKQDQPRFMPFQGDIEKLANSINLTMNDIDLSTPIVYGSTGAWTLLIPIRKLTSFQQMKPDSSLFPEILVENPKASLHPFTQETRDSDALMHARHFSSPFSGTTEDPVTGTASGVMGAYYLEYMNSGMDQTHFVVEQGHEVGRDGKVYVSVVRDGKDMDVRIRGTAIFVEEMKVELDT; the protein is encoded by the coding sequence ATGAGTGTAATCACTGTATATCATTATGATGCTTTTTCGACAGTTCCTGGTAAAGGAAATCCGGCCGGGGTCGTCTTTCATGCCGATTCGCTTAGTGAGGAAGCGATGCAGCAGATTGCGCATAAAGTTGGCTTTAATGAAACGGTCTTCGTGATGAGTTCCGAGGTAGCAGATGTTAGATTACGATATTTCACACCAGGTCATGAGATTAATCTATGTGGGCATGCCACGATGGCATCCATGTATGGGTTAAAGACTAGAGGGCTACTGGAGGATAAACAGTCGATCACTATTGAAACTAATGTAGGCATATTGCCGATTCAGTTCCAGCAGGATGGCGATACGATCAACATTGAGATGAAGCAGGATCAACCCCGTTTCATGCCATTCCAAGGTGACATAGAGAAGCTGGCAAATTCCATAAATCTAACCATGAATGATATTGATCTATCCACACCCATCGTCTATGGAAGTACAGGCGCCTGGACTTTGTTGATACCGATTCGTAAACTGACTTCTTTCCAACAAATGAAACCGGATTCTTCTCTATTCCCTGAGATATTAGTTGAAAATCCGAAAGCTTCTTTGCATCCCTTTACTCAGGAAACCCGCGATTCAGATGCGCTAATGCATGCCAGACATTTTTCCTCGCCCTTTTCGGGAACTACGGAGGATCCGGTTACGGGAACAGCATCCGGTGTGATGGGTGCCTATTATTTGGAGTATATGAATTCTGGGATGGATCAGACTCATTTTGTTGTGGAGCAAGGACACGAGGTTGGAAGAGATGGGAAAGTTTATGTTAGCGTGGTGAGGGATGGAAAGGACATGGATGTGAGGATACGAGGAACGGCTATTTTTGTGGAAGAAATGAAAGTGGAGTTGGATACGTAA
- a CDS encoding aminoglycoside adenylyltransferase domain-containing protein, whose product MDEQAVLHRVTHLLEEECSDSLVGIYLHGSMAMGCFLPNQSDIDILVVCREQLSADTYRRIANRLMLIEDEMHIITGFELSIVLESTVAKLTFPTPFEFHYSAYHREKYRTDDQYLCGGYEDPDLVAHLAVIVDRGIVLVGKPIKELFQPVKREYMLASITSDIGSALEEITENPVYYVLNLSRVLLYAKESVIYSKREAGEWALIHILPKYKAVISQCLAKYNGELKSVNLSDDLLLDYAKYMLDEIKRRHHDDHNDRGFGTD is encoded by the coding sequence ATGGATGAACAGGCGGTATTACATAGAGTTACTCATTTGCTTGAAGAAGAATGCTCGGATTCCTTGGTAGGAATTTATTTGCACGGGTCCATGGCTATGGGGTGCTTCCTACCTAATCAAAGCGATATCGATATTCTGGTGGTATGCCGGGAGCAGCTGTCTGCTGATACCTATCGAAGGATTGCGAACAGATTGATGCTCATTGAAGATGAAATGCACATTATCACAGGATTTGAACTAAGTATTGTTTTGGAGTCTACGGTTGCTAAACTGACGTTTCCAACTCCATTTGAATTTCATTATTCCGCGTATCACCGGGAAAAGTATAGAACTGATGATCAATATCTTTGTGGTGGATACGAAGATCCTGATCTGGTAGCACACCTGGCCGTTATTGTTGACCGTGGAATTGTGCTTGTTGGCAAACCGATTAAGGAGTTATTCCAGCCCGTAAAACGTGAATATATGTTGGCCTCTATTACATCTGACATTGGTTCAGCTCTGGAAGAAATAACGGAGAATCCTGTCTACTATGTTTTGAACCTATCACGGGTTCTATTGTATGCGAAAGAGTCGGTCATATACTCCAAGCGAGAAGCAGGCGAGTGGGCACTCATTCATATTTTACCGAAGTACAAAGCAGTCATCTCACAATGTCTCGCAAAATATAACGGAGAGCTGAAAAGCGTTAATCTAAGTGATGATTTACTTCTGGATTATGCAAAGTACATGTTGGATGAAATAAAAAGGAGACATCATGATGACCATAACGACAGAGGATTTGGAACTGATTGA
- a CDS encoding cytidine deaminase codes for MMTITTEDLELIEAAKKVISRLYQEGKHHVGAAVRTRSGKVFTAVHLEAYIGRVSVCAEAIAIGKAISEGELEFETIVAVRHPEVDPNDATNGAEIQLDVVSPCGICRELISDYGKDTQVILQGEEGYSKTTIGKLLPQKYTRR; via the coding sequence ATGATGACCATAACGACAGAGGATTTGGAACTGATTGAAGCAGCAAAGAAAGTAATTTCGCGTTTGTATCAGGAGGGCAAGCATCACGTTGGGGCAGCAGTACGAACTCGCTCTGGAAAAGTGTTTACGGCGGTACATCTGGAAGCTTATATCGGTCGTGTCTCGGTATGCGCGGAAGCGATTGCCATAGGTAAAGCCATTTCGGAAGGGGAACTTGAATTTGAAACGATTGTAGCCGTAAGACATCCAGAAGTTGATCCCAATGATGCAACGAACGGAGCGGAAATCCAGTTAGATGTGGTATCTCCTTGTGGTATTTGCAGAGAGCTGATTAGTGATTATGGGAAGGACACACAGGTCATTTTGCAGGGAGAAGAGGGTTATTCTAAAACAACGATTGGGAAGCTACTGCCACAAAAGTATACAAGAAGATAA
- a CDS encoding GNAT family N-acetyltransferase, with product MFEIVDIRQKPDMLQAIVQYFWKQWGSESSYHFYRDCIERSVETESDVPRFYVLLDGDRIVGGYALLRSDLNSRQDLFPWFACLHVDPEYRGQNLGGQLQNHAINEVKTKGYDKLYLCTDLTDYYEKNNWAYIGKGYLLDDEETRIYEICIK from the coding sequence ATGTTTGAAATTGTTGATATTCGGCAAAAACCGGACATGCTGCAGGCAATTGTGCAATATTTTTGGAAGCAGTGGGGCTCGGAATCAAGTTATCATTTTTACCGGGATTGCATTGAGCGTTCCGTGGAAACCGAGAGTGATGTACCCCGATTTTATGTACTGTTGGATGGAGACAGGATTGTTGGAGGATATGCTCTGTTACGAAGTGATTTGAATAGCCGGCAGGATTTGTTCCCTTGGTTTGCGTGCCTTCATGTTGATCCAGAATATCGAGGCCAGAACCTGGGTGGGCAACTACAGAATCATGCGATTAATGAGGTGAAGACGAAGGGCTACGACAAGCTTTATTTATGTACGGATTTGACGGACTATTATGAAAAAAATAACTGGGCGTATATCGGTAAAGGATATTTGCTCGATGATGAAGAGACTCGGATCTATGAAATTTGTATAAAATGA
- a CDS encoding inositol monophosphatase family protein has product MEQTIRLAQETAERVIRRAGKVAKEHFDQIICAEEKGIFGDVVTEVDHEAERIICDEISIRFPDHEIHSEERGHNEQKSDWLWMIDPLDGTNNFAIGLPIFSVSITLMYRSTPVLGVIYEPLVDRLFVASRGNGASCNLNPMKVQKKEHIHKGTIGWIQGHQVQNEEKAVRLRQHLDVRFKRMMRLWAPTIQWCMLAKGDIDGIVLYNSEGDDLYSGILMAKEAGAIVMDFEGTPFDGMNSEPYLIACHPDHREYFLSVVREGIN; this is encoded by the coding sequence ATCGAACAAACCATTCGTTTAGCCCAAGAGACTGCGGAGAGAGTCATTCGAAGAGCCGGAAAAGTTGCCAAAGAGCATTTTGATCAGATCATCTGTGCAGAGGAGAAGGGCATCTTTGGGGACGTCGTTACTGAAGTAGATCATGAAGCGGAGCGGATAATATGTGATGAAATTAGCATTCGGTTTCCCGATCATGAAATCCATAGTGAGGAGCGGGGGCATAACGAACAGAAGAGTGATTGGCTGTGGATGATTGATCCGTTAGACGGAACAAATAACTTTGCCATTGGTCTACCGATATTTTCCGTCTCGATTACATTAATGTATCGTTCAACACCCGTTCTCGGGGTTATTTACGAACCTCTGGTGGATCGTTTGTTTGTGGCATCACGTGGGAATGGAGCAAGTTGTAATCTGAACCCCATGAAAGTCCAAAAGAAAGAGCATATTCATAAAGGGACCATTGGATGGATCCAGGGGCATCAGGTGCAAAATGAGGAGAAGGCTGTACGGCTACGTCAACATCTGGATGTTCGTTTCAAACGAATGATGCGATTATGGGCTCCAACCATACAGTGGTGCATGTTAGCTAAGGGGGATATTGACGGTATTGTGCTCTACAATTCGGAAGGAGACGATTTGTATTCAGGCATATTAATGGCGAAAGAAGCAGGTGCCATTGTTATGGATTTTGAAGGTACTCCCTTTGATGGTATGAATTCAGAGCCATATCTGATTGCCTGTCATCCGGATCATCGTGAGTATTTCCTGAGTGTTGTTCGGGAGGGGATTAACTGA
- a CDS encoding GNAT family N-acetyltransferase — protein sequence MISELNKHEFYKLRHFTDLYRNIEVKAVVSGLNPGRIYVDDAANITAALIWVTGQNGFQLIGDARSEPFLNELEEFMKEHIEPELLRLNIHTVEVGVADESWEDVLHHMAANKELHSDIQHVFTLDSDQGMTEHLSHPCIHEGYSSQNEVVRLLKLDEALLKAGKFNNLSFLKDKVSRFWDNIDEFLEHGFGYIAVQGEDIMSVCFSAFISDQWHAIDIETIEAYKRRNYGARVARAFLEECRIKGIHPYWDCSPDNAGSICLAEGVGMSLNFDYRVYWYNLS from the coding sequence ATGATTAGCGAGCTTAATAAGCATGAATTCTATAAGTTGAGGCACTTCACGGACTTATACAGAAATATTGAGGTGAAGGCCGTGGTATCTGGGTTGAATCCTGGCCGAATCTACGTTGATGATGCAGCGAATATAACAGCAGCGTTAATTTGGGTGACGGGACAAAACGGTTTTCAGTTGATCGGAGACGCTCGAAGTGAACCCTTCCTGAACGAATTGGAAGAGTTCATGAAAGAACATATAGAACCTGAGTTATTAAGATTAAATATCCACACAGTTGAGGTAGGTGTGGCGGATGAAAGCTGGGAAGATGTGCTTCATCATATGGCCGCGAATAAAGAGCTCCATAGCGATATTCAGCATGTATTCACATTGGACTCAGACCAAGGTATGACTGAACATCTAAGTCATCCGTGTATTCATGAAGGGTATTCTTCTCAGAATGAGGTTGTCAGGCTTCTCAAATTAGACGAGGCATTACTGAAAGCTGGGAAGTTCAACAATCTATCTTTTCTGAAGGACAAAGTCTCACGCTTTTGGGATAACATAGATGAGTTCTTGGAACATGGCTTTGGATACATTGCAGTACAAGGCGAGGATATCATGAGTGTTTGCTTTTCGGCGTTTATATCAGATCAGTGGCATGCAATTGATATTGAAACTATCGAAGCATACAAGAGAAGGAATTACGGTGCACGAGTAGCGCGAGCATTTTTAGAAGAATGCAGGATTAAAGGTATTCATCCGTATTGGGACTGTTCCCCAGATAATGCAGGTTCAATCTGTTTGGCAGAGGGCGTGGGTATGTCTCTGAACTTTGATTACAGAGTTTACTGGTACAATCTCTCTTGA
- a CDS encoding HD domain-containing protein, translating into MNESLQSQIQFLIEIDKLKTIERKTRIIHGDRLENDAEHSWHLAMMALILQSHSNKEVDILKVIKMLLVHDLVEIDAGDTFAYDTVGHADKYDREIKAAHRLFGILPEEQAQELLNLWLEFEAKETHEAQFASSMDRLQPLIHNHQNEGDTWQKYNITSEQVLNRNREIENGSETLWTYAQQIIQNSVDKGILTKSKS; encoded by the coding sequence ATGAACGAATCATTACAGAGTCAGATTCAATTTCTAATTGAGATTGATAAACTGAAAACGATTGAACGAAAAACGAGAATCATCCATGGTGACAGACTCGAAAATGATGCGGAGCATTCCTGGCATCTGGCGATGATGGCCTTGATTTTGCAGAGCCATTCCAACAAAGAGGTGGATATTCTCAAAGTCATTAAGATGCTTCTCGTTCATGACCTCGTTGAGATTGATGCCGGAGATACATTTGCCTACGATACGGTAGGGCATGCGGATAAATATGACCGAGAGATCAAGGCTGCGCACCGACTATTTGGGATTTTACCTGAGGAACAAGCCCAAGAACTGTTGAACCTGTGGCTGGAGTTTGAGGCAAAGGAGACTCATGAAGCGCAGTTTGCCTCGTCCATGGATCGGTTGCAGCCGTTAATCCACAATCATCAGAATGAGGGAGATACGTGGCAGAAATACAATATTACGAGTGAACAGGTGTTAAACAGAAATCGTGAGATTGAGAACGGTTCCGAAACACTGTGGACGTACGCACAGCAGATTATCCAAAATTCCGTAGACAAGGGAATCTTGACTAAATCCAAGTCGTAG
- a CDS encoding NUDIX hydrolase, translated as MGYIMELRKLVGSRPLIMAGSCVLVFNEQGHLLLQRRTDSLDWGTLGGSLEPGESLEEAAARELYEEAGLRAGAYKLITVFSGQDMYYKYPHGDEVYNVMAVYEATDIQGKPTVMDDEGLELRYFDLSMPIPEINPFTEYVLKKAGYIN; from the coding sequence ATGGGATATATCATGGAGTTGAGAAAGCTGGTGGGTTCGCGTCCTCTAATCATGGCTGGTTCATGTGTGTTGGTCTTTAATGAGCAGGGCCATCTGCTGTTGCAAAGACGTACAGATAGTCTGGATTGGGGAACCCTTGGCGGATCATTGGAACCGGGAGAATCTTTGGAGGAAGCTGCTGCCCGTGAATTGTATGAGGAAGCTGGACTGAGAGCGGGTGCATATAAACTCATTACCGTTTTCTCAGGTCAGGACATGTATTACAAGTATCCTCATGGAGATGAAGTGTATAATGTCATGGCTGTCTATGAAGCTACTGATATTCAGGGCAAGCCAACCGTCATGGATGATGAAGGACTGGAACTGCGCTATTTTGATCTGAGTATGCCCATCCCAGAGATTAATCCGTTCACGGAATATGTGCTGAAAAAAGCGGGATATATTAACTAA
- a CDS encoding HIT domain-containing protein, whose translation MTQDFYCDEVLSGNNKVNIVMETDKVLGYHHTRPYYKHHIVVIPKIHIQSFISQEEANNDELLLEIMRVIKKVAADMVVQTGSSKIVTNLGTYQDSKHQHWHVVSGERIQ comes from the coding sequence ATGACACAGGATTTTTATTGTGATGAAGTGCTTAGTGGTAATAACAAAGTAAATATCGTCATGGAAACAGACAAGGTGCTGGGTTATCATCATACCCGCCCATACTACAAACATCATATTGTTGTTATTCCAAAGATCCATATCCAATCATTCATTTCACAGGAAGAAGCTAATAATGATGAACTATTACTGGAGATCATGCGCGTTATCAAAAAGGTTGCTGCGGATATGGTAGTCCAGACGGGTTCTTCCAAAATCGTAACTAACCTGGGTACTTACCAGGATTCGAAGCATCAACACTGGCATGTGGTAAGTGGTGAACGCATCCAATAA